Proteins encoded by one window of Brienomyrus brachyistius isolate T26 chromosome 1, BBRACH_0.4, whole genome shotgun sequence:
- the crygs2 gene encoding crystallin, gamma S2, with the protein MGYQYVLTRGEYPEYLRWMGFNDRLSSCKMIHIATGSQYRIQLYDKADFAGQVFECMEDCPSLQERFRIRELHSCKVLEGVWVFYEHPNYRGRQFLLEEGEYRKPVDWGAACPTVQSFRRLKE; encoded by the exons ATGGGTTACCAATACGTGCTGACCCGTGGGGAGTACCCTGAATACCTGCGCTGGATGGGATTTAACGATCGCCTAAGCTCCTGCAAGATGATCCACATT GCCACTGGGAGCCAGTACAGGATCCAGCTCTATGACAAGGCCGACTTTGCAGGACAGGTCTTCGAGTGTATGGAGGACTGCCCCTCCCTTCAGGAGCGCTTCCGCATCAGAGAGCTCCACTCATGCAAGGTGCTGGAGGGGGTGTGGGTCTTCTACGAGCACCCTAACTACCGCGGGCGCCAGTTTCTGCTGGAGGAAGGCGAGTACCGCAAGCCTGTGGACTGGGGTGCCGCCTGTCCCACGGTGCAGTCCTTCCGCCGCCTCAAAGAGTGA
- the tbccd1 gene encoding TBCC domain-containing protein 1 isoform X2, with the protein MDQSSVSVWARLEPFLLGALQVAPPAKFSLHYLRKMATYVRTREGCFPHLSWPMWRHIACGKLQLSEDLAWLYFETFDLLMPHTPEHRLEWAEGVSQCSSPKELERLRSKLSVDTRQFLLFLHMQHLNRVSLRTSLIGEEWPSPRSTSLSTSSEREAKTSSQNKNWDDQAHLTFIQNHLSELLELLMEPGQLSSSGQVVQDSQLSMEALHGLSFLLEGSHGKGRTVYSLQKLLGRARLQTQAGSSKLSRSFSAKYLQVWLRQVLSLNPFGVSACLRSGKKLAWVQQVEGAMKRARIARNTHVAPPGSKLVLMSQVFRQTLAKDSEKLAGANIKLHRCSEAFIYLLSPLRSVSLDKCRNSTVVLGPVETSVHVQSCENVRVMEGDTCEVPGGFPPPYQKALDGRNQRMKDWQKTVQNANLNKEQRKQFQMLVEQKFHEWLLESGNRQQLDSLIPSTLSTEDHSCATGDAKSTEHGIVEPSLEGQRRMVMQTPMAC; encoded by the exons ATGGATCAAAGCAGTGTGAGTGTTTGGGCACGTCTGGAGCCCTTTTTGCTGGGGGCACTTCAGGTGGCCCCCCCGGCCAAGTTCAGTCTGCACTACCTGCGCAAGATGGCTACCTATGTGCGGACGCGGGAGGGCTGCTTCCCCCACCTGAGCTGGCCCATGTGGCGACACATTGCATGTGGCAAGCTGCAGCTGTCGGAGGACCTGGCCTGGCTCTACTTCGAGACCTTCGATCTACTGATGCCCCACACCCCTGAACACAGGCTAGAGTGGGCTGAAGGTGTATCCCAGTGCAGCTCCCCTAAGGAACTTGAACGTCTGCGCAGCAAG TTGTCTGTAGACACACGGCAGTTCCTTCTCTTCCTCCACATGCAACATTTGAATCGGGTGTCATTGCGGACCTCCTTGATTGGTGAAGAGTGGCCTAGTCCTCGATCCACATCCCTGTCCACATCCTCTGAGCGTGAAGCCAAGACTAGTTCTCAAAATAAG AACTGGGATGACCAAGCACACTTAACCTTTATCCAGAACCACCTGTCCGAGCTTCTGGAACTGCTGATGGAGCCAGGGCAGCTGAGTTCTTCAGGACAGGTGGTGCAGGACAGTCAGCTATCCATGGAAGCACTGCATGGGCTCAGCTTCCTCTTGGAGGGATCTCATGGCAAGGGCAGGACTGTGTACTCGCTTCAGAAACTACTGGGGCGTGCCCGCCTCCAAACCCAGGCTGGTTCCTCCAAGCTCAGCCGTTCCTTCTCAGCGAAGTACCTTCAGGTGTGGCTGCGACAGGTGTTGAGCCTCAACCCATTTGGAGTCTCTGCCTGCTTGCGCTCTGGCAAGAAGTTGGCTTGGGTTCAGCAAG TTGAAGGTGCAATGAAGAGAGCCAGGATTGCACGAAACACCCACGTGGCACCACCAGGCAGCAAATTGGTGCTAATGTCTCAGGTTTTCCGGCAAACACTGGCCAAGGACTCGGAGAAGCTGGCCGGGGCCAACATCAAACTGCACCGCTGCAGTGAGGCCTTCATCTACCTTCTCTCTCCCCTCAG GTCGGTGAGCCTGGACAAGTGCCGAAACAGTACGGTGGTGTTGGGTCCAGTGGAGACAAGTGTGCATGTGCAGAGCTGCGAGAACGTGAGGGTG ATGGAGGGGGACACTTGTGAGGTGCCTGGCGGCTTTCCCCCGCCTTATCAGAAAGCCCTAGATGGCCGTAATCAAAGGATGAAGGACTGGCAGAAGACGGTGCAGAATGCAAACCTAAATAA AGAGCAACGCAAACAGTTCCAGATGCTAGTGGAGCAGAAGTTCCACGAATGGTTGCTGGAGTCTGGCAACCGGCAGCAGCTGGACAGCCTCATCCCATCCACTCTGAGTACCGAGGACCACAGTTGCGCCACGGGGGATGCAAAAAGCACTGAACACGGGATTGTTGAGCCAAGTCTAGAAGGTCAAAGGCGGATGGTGATGCAGACACCCATGGCCTGCTAA
- the tbccd1 gene encoding TBCC domain-containing protein 1 isoform X1, with protein sequence MDQSSVSVWARLEPFLLGALQVAPPAKFSLHYLRKMATYVRTREGCFPHLSWPMWRHIACGKLQLSEDLAWLYFETFDLLMPHTPEHRLEWAEGVSQCSSPKELERLRSKLSVDTRQFLLFLHMQHLNRVSLRTSLIGEEWPSPRSTSLSTSSEREAKTSSQNKNWDDQAHLTFIQNHLSELLELLMEPGQLSSSGQVVQDSQLSMEALHGLSFLLEGSHGKGRTVYSLQKLLGRARLQTQAGSSKLSRSFSAKYLQVWLRQVLSLNPFGVSACLRSGKKLAWVQQVEGAMKRARIARNTHVAPPGSKLVLMSQVFRQTLAKDSEKLAGANIKLHRCSEAFIYLLSPLRSVSLDKCRNSTVVLGPVETSVHVQSCENVRVVCVAGRLAVGASSHCTLYVLTPTRPLLLPGNVAITLGPFHTHYPSLEDHMAAVGLAVVPNAWDQPLLLGADGSTPDNVPYRLLPPSEFYPLVVPFKMEGDTCEVPGGFPPPYQKALDGRNQRMKDWQKTVQNANLNKEQRKQFQMLVEQKFHEWLLESGNRQQLDSLIPSTLSTEDHSCATGDAKSTEHGIVEPSLEGQRRMVMQTPMAC encoded by the exons ATGGATCAAAGCAGTGTGAGTGTTTGGGCACGTCTGGAGCCCTTTTTGCTGGGGGCACTTCAGGTGGCCCCCCCGGCCAAGTTCAGTCTGCACTACCTGCGCAAGATGGCTACCTATGTGCGGACGCGGGAGGGCTGCTTCCCCCACCTGAGCTGGCCCATGTGGCGACACATTGCATGTGGCAAGCTGCAGCTGTCGGAGGACCTGGCCTGGCTCTACTTCGAGACCTTCGATCTACTGATGCCCCACACCCCTGAACACAGGCTAGAGTGGGCTGAAGGTGTATCCCAGTGCAGCTCCCCTAAGGAACTTGAACGTCTGCGCAGCAAG TTGTCTGTAGACACACGGCAGTTCCTTCTCTTCCTCCACATGCAACATTTGAATCGGGTGTCATTGCGGACCTCCTTGATTGGTGAAGAGTGGCCTAGTCCTCGATCCACATCCCTGTCCACATCCTCTGAGCGTGAAGCCAAGACTAGTTCTCAAAATAAG AACTGGGATGACCAAGCACACTTAACCTTTATCCAGAACCACCTGTCCGAGCTTCTGGAACTGCTGATGGAGCCAGGGCAGCTGAGTTCTTCAGGACAGGTGGTGCAGGACAGTCAGCTATCCATGGAAGCACTGCATGGGCTCAGCTTCCTCTTGGAGGGATCTCATGGCAAGGGCAGGACTGTGTACTCGCTTCAGAAACTACTGGGGCGTGCCCGCCTCCAAACCCAGGCTGGTTCCTCCAAGCTCAGCCGTTCCTTCTCAGCGAAGTACCTTCAGGTGTGGCTGCGACAGGTGTTGAGCCTCAACCCATTTGGAGTCTCTGCCTGCTTGCGCTCTGGCAAGAAGTTGGCTTGGGTTCAGCAAG TTGAAGGTGCAATGAAGAGAGCCAGGATTGCACGAAACACCCACGTGGCACCACCAGGCAGCAAATTGGTGCTAATGTCTCAGGTTTTCCGGCAAACACTGGCCAAGGACTCGGAGAAGCTGGCCGGGGCCAACATCAAACTGCACCGCTGCAGTGAGGCCTTCATCTACCTTCTCTCTCCCCTCAG GTCGGTGAGCCTGGACAAGTGCCGAAACAGTACGGTGGTGTTGGGTCCAGTGGAGACAAGTGTGCATGTGCAGAGCTGCGAGAACGTGAGGGTGGTATGTGTGGCAGGTCGACTGGCGGTGGGCGCCTCCTCCCACTGCACGTTGTATGTGCTGACGCCCACGCGGCCTCTGCTGCTGCCTGGCAATGTGGCTATCACTCTGGGTCCCTTCCACACACATTATCCCTCCCTAGAAGATCACATGGCTGCTGTTGGCCTGGCTGTGGTTCCAAACGCCTGGGACCAGCCACTGCTTCTAGGTGCTGATGGCAGCACCCCTGATAATGTTCCCTACCGCTTGCTTCCACCTTCTGAGTTTTACCCTCTGGTGGTGCCCTTCAAGATGGAGGGGGACACTTGTGAGGTGCCTGGCGGCTTTCCCCCGCCTTATCAGAAAGCCCTAGATGGCCGTAATCAAAGGATGAAGGACTGGCAGAAGACGGTGCAGAATGCAAACCTAAATAA AGAGCAACGCAAACAGTTCCAGATGCTAGTGGAGCAGAAGTTCCACGAATGGTTGCTGGAGTCTGGCAACCGGCAGCAGCTGGACAGCCTCATCCCATCCACTCTGAGTACCGAGGACCACAGTTGCGCCACGGGGGATGCAAAAAGCACTGAACACGGGATTGTTGAGCCAAGTCTAGAAGGTCAAAGGCGGATGGTGATGCAGACACCCATGGCCTGCTAA